A part of Pectobacterium cacticida genomic DNA contains:
- the fruB gene encoding fused PTS fructose transporter subunit IIA/HPr protein: protein MFQLSQQDIHLGAEASNKQEAIELVASALVSAGCVNAGYVDGMLQREQQTSTYLGSGIAIPHGTTDTRDLVVKTGVQVFQFPQGIAWGEDQTAYVVLGIAARSDEHLALLRQLTHVLSDDRVAASLASTTSAEELRSLLMGEQQQAAFCFDTSLISLDVATDNLVTLQALNAGRLQQVGAVDASFVSTVVSNKPLNLGQGVWFSDSAVGNLSSAAAVARPVTPFSVDGEKVALLVTVAAADDQAVAPVDYLSKLLIAQKAERLLTADAPTLLALLTSDVPEESNVLTAEFIIRNEHGLHARPGTMLVNVIKQFNSEITVTNLDGTGKPANGRSLMKVVALGVKKGHKLRFTASGSDAEQALAAIGEAITSGLGEGAA from the coding sequence ATGTTCCAGTTGTCACAGCAAGATATTCATTTGGGCGCAGAGGCCAGCAATAAGCAAGAGGCTATCGAGCTTGTTGCTTCAGCACTCGTCAGTGCCGGATGTGTGAACGCAGGGTATGTTGACGGCATGCTACAGCGCGAACAGCAAACATCCACTTATCTGGGAAGCGGTATCGCTATCCCTCACGGAACAACCGACACCCGCGATCTGGTAGTGAAGACCGGAGTTCAAGTATTTCAGTTTCCTCAGGGGATTGCCTGGGGGGAAGATCAAACCGCTTATGTAGTGCTGGGGATTGCCGCCCGCTCCGATGAACATCTGGCTTTACTGCGTCAACTAACGCATGTCTTAAGCGATGATCGCGTGGCTGCCAGTTTGGCCAGTACGACTTCAGCGGAAGAGTTGCGCAGCCTGCTGATGGGTGAACAGCAACAGGCGGCATTCTGTTTTGATACCTCATTAATTTCTCTGGATGTGGCGACCGACAATCTGGTGACGCTTCAGGCATTGAACGCCGGTCGCCTTCAGCAGGTAGGTGCGGTAGATGCGAGCTTCGTCAGCACCGTTGTCAGCAATAAGCCGTTGAATTTAGGGCAAGGCGTGTGGTTTAGCGATAGCGCAGTGGGGAACCTTAGCAGTGCGGCAGCCGTGGCGCGTCCGGTAACGCCCTTTAGCGTTGACGGTGAAAAAGTGGCGTTATTAGTGACGGTGGCTGCGGCTGACGATCAAGCCGTTGCCCCAGTCGATTACCTGAGCAAATTGCTTATCGCACAAAAAGCGGAACGTTTGCTGACGGCTGATGCGCCGACGCTGTTAGCGTTACTGACCAGCGACGTTCCTGAAGAGAGCAACGTATTGACGGCCGAATTTATCATTCGCAACGAACACGGCCTGCACGCCCGTCCGGGAACGATGTTGGTGAATGTCATTAAACAATTCAACAGTGAAATCACGGTAACGAATTTGGATGGCACTGGCAAACCGGCCAACGGCCGTAGCCTGATGAAGGTTGTCGCGCTAGGCGTGAAAAAGGGGCACAAACTGCGTTTCACCGCCAGCGGTAGTGATGCGGAGCAAGCGCTGGCGGCCATTGGCGAAGCAATTACGTCAGGTTTGGGCGAGGGGGCAGCATGA
- the setB gene encoding sugar efflux transporter SetB has protein sequence MFTPANTSRRPLDLTSSAFLIIAFLTGTAGALQLPTLSLFLSTEVQARPFMVGMFYTGSAVIGIAVSQMLATRSDRQGDRKSLIFCCCLLGALACMLFAWNRNYFILLIIGVLLSSFGSTATPQLFALAREHADKTGREAAMFSSILRAQISLAWVVGPPIAFALALGFGFTVMYLTAAAVFIFCGLLVKLFLPSMPKTMEKTTSTLESPRRNRRDTLLLFVACTLMWTCNGIYLINMPLYLVHELHLPEKLAGIMMGVAAGLEIPVMLIAGYVAKRFGKRFLMRLAVASGLLFYGGLIVFNEETALLALQVLNATFIGILAGIGMLYFQDLMPGQAGAATTLFTNTTRVGWIISGSLAGIVAEIWNYHAVFLFALLMIVGTLYCMWRIKDA, from the coding sequence ATGTTTACTCCAGCCAATACTTCGCGACGCCCGCTTGATCTGACATCGTCAGCCTTCTTGATCATTGCTTTCTTGACCGGAACGGCCGGCGCGTTGCAACTGCCAACGCTTAGCCTTTTTCTCTCTACTGAGGTACAGGCTCGCCCTTTTATGGTGGGAATGTTTTATACCGGCAGTGCGGTTATCGGCATTGCCGTCAGCCAAATGTTAGCCACACGTTCTGACCGTCAGGGCGATCGAAAATCACTCATCTTCTGCTGCTGCCTGTTAGGCGCCCTCGCCTGTATGCTGTTTGCCTGGAACCGTAACTACTTTATTTTACTGATTATCGGCGTTCTGCTAAGCAGCTTTGGCTCGACTGCGACACCACAACTTTTTGCGCTGGCACGAGAGCACGCGGATAAAACCGGTCGGGAAGCGGCGATGTTCAGTTCGATACTCCGCGCGCAAATTTCCCTCGCCTGGGTAGTCGGCCCCCCGATTGCTTTCGCGCTGGCGCTGGGGTTTGGTTTTACGGTTATGTATCTGACCGCCGCCGCTGTCTTTATTTTCTGCGGCTTGTTGGTCAAACTTTTCCTCCCCTCCATGCCTAAAACGATGGAGAAGACGACCTCCACATTGGAATCGCCACGGCGTAATCGCCGAGACACACTGCTGCTATTCGTCGCCTGTACCTTGATGTGGACCTGTAACGGCATTTACCTCATTAATATGCCGCTCTATCTGGTGCATGAGCTTCATCTGCCGGAAAAGTTAGCAGGTATTATGATGGGCGTTGCCGCCGGGCTGGAAATCCCCGTGATGTTGATTGCCGGTTATGTGGCTAAGCGCTTCGGAAAACGTTTCCTGATGCGACTTGCCGTTGCCTCTGGGCTACTGTTTTATGGTGGCCTGATCGTTTTCAACGAGGAAACTGCTCTGCTGGCGCTGCAAGTATTAAACGCGACTTTCATCGGTATTCTGGCCGGAATCGGGATGCTCTATTTTCAGGATTTAATGCCGGGGCAGGCGGGAGCGGCAACAACGCTATTTACCAATACCACCCGCGTTGGCTGGATCATTTCCGGTTCGCTGGCCGGGATTGTCGCGGAGATCTGGAACTATCACGCCGTTTTCCTGTTTGCGCTGCTGATGATCGTTGGCACGCTCTATTGTATGTGGCGTATCAAAGACGCCTGA
- the yeiP gene encoding elongation factor P-like protein YeiP gives MARANEIKRGMVVNYNDKLLLVKDIDIQSPSARGASTLYKMRFSDVRTGLKVEERFKGDDILDTITLTRRTVTFSYVDGDEYVFMDDEDYTPYIFKKDQIADELLFIPEGGMPGIQVLSWDGQIIALELPQTVELEIIDTAPGIKGASASARNKPATMSTGLIIPVPEYLSAGEKIRIHIPERRYMGRAE, from the coding sequence ATGGCAAGAGCGAATGAAATTAAACGCGGTATGGTCGTTAACTATAACGATAAATTATTGCTGGTAAAAGATATCGACATCCAGAGTCCCAGCGCCCGCGGCGCCAGCACGCTGTATAAAATGCGCTTTTCGGATGTCCGCACCGGTTTGAAAGTAGAAGAACGTTTTAAAGGCGACGACATTCTCGATACCATTACGTTAACCCGCCGCACGGTTACCTTCTCCTATGTCGACGGCGATGAATATGTCTTTATGGATGATGAAGACTATACCCCCTATATCTTCAAAAAAGATCAAATCGCCGACGAGTTACTGTTTATTCCTGAAGGCGGTATGCCGGGGATTCAGGTCTTGAGCTGGGACGGACAAATCATTGCGCTAGAACTGCCGCAAACGGTCGAGCTGGAAATTATTGATACCGCACCAGGTATTAAAGGTGCCTCAGCCAGTGCACGTAACAAGCCCGCGACCATGAGTACGGGGTTGATCATTCCCGTGCCAGAATACCTGAGCGCCGGTGAAAAAATCCGTATTCATATCCCAGAGCGCCGCTACATGGGCCGCGCAGAGTAA
- a CDS encoding phosphatase PAP2 family protein has protein sequence MSFARLSSIVVLNILGIGLFLSWYLPENHGFWLTLDSSIFFYFNRLLAESPVFLQLVAITNNRAFDGCSLIAMGLLYLSFYLKATSMERRRLWIIGVIMLLTAVVLNQAGHLLPVQHASPTLYFSDINRVSDLTGIPTKDASADSFPGDHGMMLMIFAAFMLRYFTRTAFAVGLAITVIFSLPRIMIGAHWFTDIAVGSLSVVLVGLSWWLITPASDAAIALLDRLLPKNRRH, from the coding sequence ATGTCATTTGCCCGTTTATCGTCTATCGTCGTGCTCAATATTTTGGGGATTGGCCTGTTTTTATCCTGGTATCTCCCTGAGAACCACGGTTTCTGGCTTACCCTCGATAGCAGCATTTTTTTCTATTTCAACCGGCTACTGGCCGAGAGCCCGGTGTTTTTGCAACTGGTCGCCATTACCAATAACCGCGCCTTTGACGGTTGCTCGCTCATTGCCATGGGCTTGCTATACCTCTCGTTTTATCTTAAGGCAACCTCAATGGAGCGCCGCCGTTTATGGATTATCGGTGTTATCATGCTGCTCACGGCAGTGGTATTAAATCAGGCTGGACACTTATTACCGGTGCAACACGCCAGCCCGACGCTCTATTTTAGCGATATCAACCGTGTTTCGGATTTAACGGGCATTCCCACTAAGGATGCGTCAGCGGACAGCTTCCCCGGCGACCATGGTATGATGCTAATGATCTTTGCCGCCTTCATGTTGCGCTATTTTACTCGTACCGCCTTCGCTGTCGGTCTGGCCATAACCGTGATCTTCTCATTGCCTCGCATCATGATTGGCGCTCACTGGTTTACCGATATCGCCGTTGGATCGTTATCCGTCGTTCTGGTGGGGCTGAGTTGGTGGCTGATAACGCCCGCAAGCGATGCGGCTATCGCACTGTTAGATCGCCTGTTACCTAAAAATAGACGGCACTAA
- the fruK gene encoding 1-phosphofructokinase has product MSRRVATITLNPAYDLVGYCPEIEKGEVNLVQTAGLHAAGKGINVAKVLKDLGIDVTVGGFLGKDNQDGFQQLFSELGIANRFQVVPGRTRINVKLTEKGGDVTDFNFSGFEVTPQDWQRFVNDSLSWLGQFDMVAVSGSLPAGVDPDAFTDWMSRLRTQCPCIIFDSSREALVAGLKASPWLVKPNRRELEIWAGRKLPTLADVVDAAHALREQGIAHVVISLGAEGALWVNASGAWRALPPACDVVSTVGAGDSMVGGLIYGLLMRESSEHTLRLATAVSALAVSQSNVGITDRPQLAAMMARVDLKPFN; this is encoded by the coding sequence ATGAGCAGGAGAGTCGCTACCATCACCTTGAATCCCGCTTATGATCTGGTTGGATATTGTCCGGAAATTGAGAAAGGTGAAGTCAATTTGGTGCAGACCGCAGGGCTGCATGCCGCAGGGAAAGGAATCAATGTTGCTAAAGTGCTGAAAGATCTTGGTATTGATGTCACGGTTGGTGGCTTTTTGGGCAAAGATAATCAAGATGGATTTCAGCAATTGTTCAGTGAACTGGGCATCGCCAACCGTTTTCAGGTGGTGCCGGGGCGCACGCGTATTAATGTAAAATTAACCGAGAAAGGCGGTGATGTTACCGACTTCAACTTTTCCGGCTTTGAAGTGACGCCACAGGATTGGCAACGTTTCGTTAACGATTCTCTGAGTTGGCTGGGGCAGTTTGACATGGTCGCGGTGAGCGGGAGCTTGCCCGCTGGCGTCGATCCCGATGCCTTTACCGACTGGATGTCGCGGCTGCGTACGCAGTGCCCCTGTATCATTTTTGACAGTAGCCGCGAAGCGCTGGTGGCCGGACTGAAGGCTTCGCCCTGGTTGGTGAAACCGAACCGCCGGGAACTGGAGATATGGGCAGGGCGTAAATTACCAACGCTGGCGGATGTGGTGGATGCCGCCCACGCACTGCGTGAGCAAGGTATTGCGCATGTGGTGATCTCCCTGGGGGCCGAAGGCGCATTGTGGGTAAATGCCTCTGGCGCATGGCGTGCCTTGCCACCCGCCTGCGATGTGGTCAGTACCGTCGGAGCGGGCGATTCGATGGTCGGGGGATTAATTTATGGCTTATTAATGCGTGAGTCCAGTGAACACACGCTGCGTTTAGCTACGGCAGTTTCCGCGCTGGCCGTTAGC
- a CDS encoding CobW family GTP-binding protein, which yields MLTKANLITGFLGSGKTTTIRHLLSQKPENEVWAVLVNEFGEVGIDGALLADSGAVLKEIPGGCMCCVNGLPMQVGLNMLLQQKKPHRLLIEPTGLGHPKQILALLTSDVYQPWLTLQATLCLLDARQLSDLRYTENENFRDQLAAADIIIANKYDTYSSDELAALQHWRQTNGNGRQIIETSQGKIDWQQLDQPRHNMREIPDGAHHHTSRPTHGLAALKLPDGQSWRRSLSQGQGYHACGWVFAPETRFDTAALLDWVRLSPVSRVKGVMHIKEGTLVVNRQGHDLHIETRSTMPIDSRIEVINEAPAEWNTLQASLLKARLTSIS from the coding sequence ATGTTAACGAAAGCCAATTTAATTACCGGATTTTTAGGGAGTGGCAAAACCACCACTATCCGTCATCTTTTATCACAAAAACCGGAAAATGAAGTTTGGGCCGTGCTGGTTAATGAATTCGGCGAGGTAGGTATTGACGGCGCGCTACTCGCGGACAGCGGGGCGGTGTTAAAAGAAATACCCGGCGGCTGTATGTGCTGCGTAAACGGCTTGCCGATGCAAGTTGGCCTGAATATGTTGCTGCAACAGAAAAAACCACATCGTCTACTTATTGAGCCCACAGGGCTTGGCCATCCTAAACAAATTCTCGCGTTGTTAACCAGTGATGTTTATCAGCCGTGGCTAACGTTGCAGGCAACCTTGTGCCTGCTGGACGCACGCCAGTTAAGCGATCTTCGCTATACAGAAAATGAGAATTTCCGCGATCAGCTCGCCGCCGCCGACATCATTATCGCGAATAAATACGATACTTATAGCTCTGACGAGCTCGCGGCCTTACAGCATTGGCGACAGACGAACGGCAATGGGCGGCAAATCATTGAAACCAGCCAGGGCAAGATTGATTGGCAACAGCTCGATCAACCACGACATAATATGCGAGAGATCCCTGATGGCGCGCATCACCATACATCAAGACCAACCCACGGTTTAGCCGCGCTGAAACTACCGGATGGGCAATCCTGGCGACGTTCTCTCAGCCAGGGGCAGGGTTACCACGCCTGCGGTTGGGTATTCGCCCCAGAAACACGTTTTGATACTGCGGCTCTATTGGATTGGGTTCGCCTTTCTCCCGTGAGCCGGGTTAAAGGCGTCATGCACATAAAAGAAGGGACACTTGTTGTTAACCGCCAGGGACATGATTTACATATAGAAACCCGCTCGACAATGCCGATAGATAGCCGTATCGAAGTCATAAATGAAGCCCCCGCAGAATGGAATACGTTACAGGCATCGCTGTTAAAGGCTCGTTTAACTAGCATAAGCTAA
- the mepS gene encoding bifunctional murein DD-endopeptidase/murein LD-carboxypeptidase has product MVKSQPFLRYIWRAVPAVAVAMMLSACGSQSVYHPKAQTDMHAVNDKDGLLLQASQDEFEALVRNVDIKSKLLSQYASWKGVRYRLGGDSRRGIDCSAFVQRTFREQFGIDLPRSTYEQQETGQKIQRSKLRVGDLVLFRTGSTGRHVGIYLGNDQFVHASTSNGVMISKITETYWSKRYQEGRRVLSKGKTS; this is encoded by the coding sequence ATGGTCAAATCTCAACCGTTTCTGAGATACATCTGGCGGGCAGTGCCTGCCGTCGCGGTAGCAATGATGCTCTCCGCATGTGGAAGTCAAAGTGTATACCACCCTAAAGCTCAAACTGATATGCATGCAGTTAATGACAAAGACGGTCTTTTACTGCAAGCCTCTCAGGATGAATTCGAAGCGTTGGTGCGTAACGTAGACATCAAGTCCAAATTACTTAGTCAATATGCCAGTTGGAAAGGCGTTCGCTACCGTTTAGGGGGGGATAGCCGTCGTGGCATTGACTGCTCAGCCTTCGTTCAGCGCACGTTTCGCGAACAGTTTGGCATAGATTTACCGCGTTCAACCTATGAACAACAAGAAACAGGTCAAAAAATTCAGCGTAGTAAATTGCGCGTTGGGGATCTTGTGTTGTTCCGCACCGGCTCGACCGGTCGCCACGTCGGTATTTATCTCGGTAACGATCAATTTGTCCATGCCTCGACCAGTAATGGTGTCATGATTTCCAAAATAACGGAAACTTACTGGAGTAAGCGTTATCAAGAAGGGCGCAGAGTGCTGAGCAAAGGAAAAACGAGCTAA